The Streptomyces vinaceus genome contains the following window.
ACCATCCGCTGCATCCTGGCCAGGGCCCGCAGCCCGCGTCCCGGCATCCGCAGCCGGGCGGCCAGGCCCCGCTCGACGCCGATGTTCTCCGAGGCGTGGTTGACGCGGTCGGCGATCTCGGCGCGGTGGCGTTCCGGGATCCCCATCATGTTGCAGATGACCTCCAGCGGCAGCCGGGAGGACACGGCCGAGACGAACTCGTCGGGCTCCTGCGCCAGTACGTCGTCCACGATCCGGGCGGCCACCGCGTGGATGTCCGCCTCGGCCGCCGCCAGCAGCCGCGGGGTGAACGCCCGCTGCACGATCTTGCGCAGCCGCGCGTGGTCCGCGCCGTCGAGGTTGACCATCGAGTCCCCGAACAGGGCCCGCACCCACCGGGCCGGCTCGGGCGTGGTCACCCCGGGCGCGCTGGCGAACACCTTGGGCAGCCGGCTCGCCTCCTGGACGTCCGCGTGGCGTACGAGGGCCCAGTGGCCGCGGCCCTTGCCCTCGGGCACGTAGACCGGCGAGTCCAGGGCCCGCAGCCGGGCGAACGCCGCGAGGCGCGCCGCCGGGGGCTGCTGCCAGAACGCCGGGTCGGCGAGCTCCCCGTACTCCGCCACCGCCGCGCCCGTGTCCGCGTACCGCTGTACCGGGACCTTCATCGTTTCTTCTCCCTGTCGACGGCGCGCTCGCCGTGGCCGCCGCGGCCGCGGAGCCCGCCGTCCTCACGCACCAGAACGCTGCCGGTGGGCCAAGGTCACGCCCGCCGCGACGGAGGCCGCGCCGACCAGCCCGGCCCACAGCACCGCGTGCGCGCCGGTCCACGCGCAGGCGAGGATCGCCAGCGCCGTGAGCGGCAGCACCAGCTGCTGGGCCGTACCGCGCTTGAAGTGGCGGGAGTGCAGGAGCCAGACGAAGGCCAGGAAGAGCGCCGCAGGGACGCACACCGCGAGGTTGGCGGACAGTTCCGAGATGTGGGCGTTGCCGACCGCGTGCTCGATCGCCACTTCCAGGCCGGCCCCGATGGCCGCGGCCGAAGCGAAGATCACGTAGTGCCCGTACCCCCACGGGATGGCCTCGCGGTTGCTCCGCAGCCGGTCGTGGGCGGGGACGGCGAAGTAGATCCACCAGGCCGCGAAGACCAGCAGCAGACCGCCGGCGGCGATCGGCAGCAACTCGCCCAGGGCCTCGTGCTCGTCGATCGCCGACTGGACGGCGACCGTGCTGGCGGCGATGGTCTCGCCGAGCACGATGATGGTGAACAGGCCGTACCGCTCGGCGATGTGGTGCGGGTGCCACTGGGTCTGGTAGCTGCGCTCGGCGAGCACCGGGATCAGCAACTCCACCAGCACGAGCGCCAGGAACAGCCATCGGCGGGAGTCCTCGGGCGCCCAGAGCAGCGCCACCCAGCCGGCCTGGCAGGCCAGCAGGCCGATCGCGTACGTGAGCGCGGTGCGCCGGGCCGGACCCTGCTCCCCGGCGGCGGCGCGCAGCCACTGCGCGGTGAGCGCGAAGCGCATCACCACGTAGCCGAGGACGGAGACGGTCCAGTCGTTGTCGTTGAAGGCGCGCGGGATCCCGGCCGAGTAGATGAGCACACCGGCGATCTGCACGAGGGTCGCGATCCGGTACGGCACGTCGTCGACGTCGTAGGCGGAGGCGAACCAGGTGAAGTTCATCCAGGCCCACCACACCCCGAAGAACACGAAGAGGTAGCCGGTGACGCCGGCGCCGACATGGCCCTCGGCGAGCGCGTGGACGAGCTGCCGGCCGGCCTGTGCCACGGCGACGACGAAGCAGAGGTCGAAGAACAGCTCCAGCGGGGTCGAGGCCCGGTGGCTCTCGTGCCTGCTGCGGGACGTCATCGGCACGTATGTCATGGTCATACCGCACAGGACAGCAGCCGTACGCCGGTCGGCAGGCGAGGCGCGCGGCCGGGGTCCCAGACCTACGCACTGTGGGCGACGGGACCTTGTCCTTGTCGCCCGCGCGACGTTCTCCTCTGATGCCGGGGGACCCGCGGGACGGAGCCTGGACAGGTCAGGACCCTCAGGAGTCTTCTCAAACCCCCAGGACACGCCATGAGTTCCGCCACGCAGGATCTGCGCACGGAGGCGGGCCGCCGCGCGCAGGCGCCCGATCCGGCGCAGTACCGCCCCGGCCGCACCATCACGGACTGGGCGCCGCAGGATCCGTCCTTCTGGCGCGCCACGGGCAGGCGGGTCGCCACCCGCAACCTGTGGATCGCGGTGCCGGCCCTGCTCGTGGCCTTCGTGGTCTGGCAGGTCTGGAGCATCACGGCGACGAACCTCAAGGACGTCGGCTTCGGCTTCAGCCGGTCGCAGCTGTTCTGGCTGACGGCCGTCCCGGGCCTCACCGGCGGTACGGCGCGGATCCTCTACACCTTCCTCGGGCCGATGATCGGCCAGCGCCGCTTCACGGCGATCTCGACGGTGGTGCTGGTCGGCCCGCTGCTGTGGCTGGGCTTCGCCGTGCAGAACCCGGACACCCCGTACGGCACGATGATCGCGATCGCCGCGCTGTGCGGCATCGGCGGCGCGAACTTCTCCTCCTCGCTCGCCAACATCGGCTTCTTCTACCCGAAGCAGGAGAAGGGCAACGCGACCGGCATCAACGGGGGCCTGGGCAACCTGGGCGTATCGGTGGTCCAGCTGCTGACCCCGATCCTGATCACCTCCTCCGTGCTGGCGATCGGAGCGGGTCAGAGGAAGGCGGACGGCTCGGAGATCTACCTCCAGAACGCGGCGTTCGTCTGGATCCCGGTCCTGATCGTGCTCGCGGCCGTGGCCTGGTTCGGGCAGAACGACCTGAAGGTGGCCTCCACCCCCTTCAGCCAGCAGAAGGTCATCTTCAAGCGCAAGCACAACTGGCTGATGACCTGGCTGTACGTCGGTACGTTCGGCTCCTTCATCGGCTTCGCGGCGGCCCTCCCGCTGCTCATCAAGACCACCTTCCCGGCGTACTCGGTGGCGACGTACGCCTGGATGGGCCCGGCGCTGGGCGCCCTGGCGCGTTGGGCGGGCGGCTGGATCGCAGACAAGCTGGGCGGCGCCCGGGTGACGATCCTGTCCTTCGTGGGCATGGCCGGCTCGATCATCGGTGTGATCACCTTCCTCCCGGCGGGCTCGGACCAGGGCTCCTTCCACGGGTTCTTCCTCTGCTTCCTGGCGGCGTTCTTCTTCTCGGGCATCGGCAACGGCTCGACGTTCCGCCAGATCCCGGTGATCTTCCGGGGCCGGCACCTGAAGGGCCTGACGGAGGGCACGCCGCAGTACGCGGCCGCGCTGAGGCAAGCGGAGATCGAGTCGGGAGCGGTCACCGGTTTCACGGCGGCGATCGCGGCGTACGGCTTCTTCTTCATCCCGGCGATGTTCGCCAACTTCGCGGTGACCAGCGCCATGTGGGGCTTCGTGGGCTTCTACGCCAGCTGTGTGGCGGTGGCCTGGTGGTTCTACGCCCGCAAGGGCGCGGAAGCCCCGAGCTAGACCGACCCCCGCCGCACCGGTGAGGCTGGGGCGGCCCCTCTTGTGAAAATCTTCACGAGCTCGTGAGGGGCCTTGGGCCTGGGAGGAATCCCAGGTCGGAGGGGGTGTCAGGGTCTCGGGCGGTGAGACGGCAGGACCTTTGGACGTCGGATCGGGACCATCGCGGCGGCAAATGATCGATCAAAAGGCGTGCAATGGAGGCAAGCGATGACACGCGACGGAAGAAGGTGCCGGCCATGACTGCCACTCCTGTGGAGACCACGAAGAACGGCGAGGCCTGGGAGGGGTTCAGGGGCGGTCTGTGGCGCGACGCCATCGACGTCCGCGACTTCATCCAGCAGAACTACACGCCGTACGAAGGCGGCGACGAGTTCCTCGCCGGGCCCACCGCCCGCACCACCGCCGTGTGGAGGGCCGTCACGGACAAGTTCCCCGAGGAGCGCGAGAAGGGCGTCCTCGACGTCGCGTACGACGTCCCCTCGACCATCACCGCGCACGCGCCCGGCTACATCGACCGCGACAAGGACCTGATCGTCGGCCTCCAGACCGACGCCCCGCTCAAGCGCGCGATCATGCCGTACGGCGGCTGGCGCATGGTCGCCGGCGCCCTGGAGACGTACGGCTACCCGGTCTCCGAGGAGCTGGAGCAGGTCTTCACGCAGTACCGCAAGACGCACAACGCCGGTGTCTTCGACGCCTACACCCCCGAGATCCGCGCCGCCCGCAAGGCCGGCGTCGTCACCGGGCTGCCGGACGCGTACGGCCGCGGCCGCATCATCGGCGACTACCGCCGCGTCGCCCTCTACGGCGTCGACCGCCTCGTCGAGGTCAAGAAGGAGGAGAAGGAGGAGCTGAACTCCCTCTCCGCGAGCCCCCGGCCGCTGGAAGAGACGATCCGCCTGCGCGAGGAGCTCTCCGAGCAGATCCGCGCCCTCGCCGAGCTCAAGGCGATGGCCGCCTCCTACGGCTGCGACATCTCCGGCCCCGCGCGCACGGGCCGCGAGGCCGTCCAGTGGCTGTACTTCGCCTACTTGGCCGCCGTGAAGGAGCAGAACGGCGCGGCCATGTCGCTGGGCCGGACCTCCACCTTCATCGACGTCTACCTCCAGCGCGACATCGAGTCCGGCCTCCTGACGGAGGAGCGGGCGCAGGAGCTCGTCGACGACTTCATCATCAAGCTGCGGATCGTGCGCTTCCTGCGCACGCCCGAGTACGACGAGCTGTTCTCCGGCGACCCGACCTGGGTCACCGAGTCCATCGCCGGCATGGGCGAGGACGGCCGCCCGCTGGTCACCCGTACCTCCTTCCGCTACCTCCAGACCCTCTACAACCTGGGCCCGGCCCCCGAGCCGAACATGACCGTCTTCTGGTCGCCGCGGCTGCCGCAGGGCTTCAAGGAGTTCTGCGCCCGCGTCTCCATCGACACCTCCTCGGTGCAGTACGAGTCCGACGAGCTGATGCGCCCGCGCTTCGGCGACGACACCGCGATCGCCTGCTGCGTCTCCGCGATGCCGGTCGGCAAGCAGATGCAGTACTTCGGCGCCCGCGTGAACCTCGCCAAGACCCTCCTGTACGCGATCAACGGCGGCCGGGACGAGAAGTCCGGCGCCCAGGTCGGCCCGGCGAGCGGCGCCATCACCTCGGACGTCCTCGACTACGACGAGGTCATGGCCAAGTTCGACACGCAGATGGAGTGGCTCGCCGACACCTACGTCCACGCGCTGAACGTCATCCACTACATGCACGACAAGTACGCGTACGAGCGCATCGAGATGGCGCTCCACGACCGCGACGTGCGCCGCACGATGGCCTGCGGCATCGCCGGCCTGTCGGTCGCCGCCGACTCGCTGGCCGCCATCAAGTACGCGAAGGTCCGCGTGCA
Protein-coding sequences here:
- a CDS encoding low temperature requirement protein A yields the protein MTMTYVPMTSRSRHESHRASTPLELFFDLCFVVAVAQAGRQLVHALAEGHVGAGVTGYLFVFFGVWWAWMNFTWFASAYDVDDVPYRIATLVQIAGVLIYSAGIPRAFNDNDWTVSVLGYVVMRFALTAQWLRAAAGEQGPARRTALTYAIGLLACQAGWVALLWAPEDSRRWLFLALVLVELLIPVLAERSYQTQWHPHHIAERYGLFTIIVLGETIAASTVAVQSAIDEHEALGELLPIAAGGLLLVFAAWWIYFAVPAHDRLRSNREAIPWGYGHYVIFASAAAIGAGLEVAIEHAVGNAHISELSANLAVCVPAALFLAFVWLLHSRHFKRGTAQQLVLPLTALAILACAWTGAHAVLWAGLVGAASVAAGVTLAHRQRSGA
- the pflB gene encoding formate C-acetyltransferase, producing MTATPVETTKNGEAWEGFRGGLWRDAIDVRDFIQQNYTPYEGGDEFLAGPTARTTAVWRAVTDKFPEEREKGVLDVAYDVPSTITAHAPGYIDRDKDLIVGLQTDAPLKRAIMPYGGWRMVAGALETYGYPVSEELEQVFTQYRKTHNAGVFDAYTPEIRAARKAGVVTGLPDAYGRGRIIGDYRRVALYGVDRLVEVKKEEKEELNSLSASPRPLEETIRLREELSEQIRALAELKAMAASYGCDISGPARTGREAVQWLYFAYLAAVKEQNGAAMSLGRTSTFIDVYLQRDIESGLLTEERAQELVDDFIIKLRIVRFLRTPEYDELFSGDPTWVTESIAGMGEDGRPLVTRTSFRYLQTLYNLGPAPEPNMTVFWSPRLPQGFKEFCARVSIDTSSVQYESDELMRPRFGDDTAIACCVSAMPVGKQMQYFGARVNLAKTLLYAINGGRDEKSGAQVGPASGAITSDVLDYDEVMAKFDTQMEWLADTYVHALNVIHYMHDKYAYERIEMALHDRDVRRTMACGIAGLSVAADSLAAIKYAKVRVHRDGTGLATDYTVEGEYPAYGNNDDRVDGIAVRLVEEFMRKVRRHPTYRGAEHTQSVLTITSNVVYGKKTGNTPDGRRAGEPFSPGANPMNGRDTHGYVASALSVAKLPYEDAEDGISLTNTVTPDGLGRTPEERIKNLAGVLDGYMASDGFHMNVNVLNRDVLRDAMEHPEEYPQLTIRVSGYAVNFVRLTRDQQLDVLNRTFHGSL
- a CDS encoding cytochrome P450, producing the protein MKVPVQRYADTGAAVAEYGELADPAFWQQPPAARLAAFARLRALDSPVYVPEGKGRGHWALVRHADVQEASRLPKVFASAPGVTTPEPARWVRALFGDSMVNLDGADHARLRKIVQRAFTPRLLAAAEADIHAVAARIVDDVLAQEPDEFVSAVSSRLPLEVICNMMGIPERHRAEIADRVNHASENIGVERGLAARLRMPGRGLRALARMQRMVAGIGRERRRNPTDDLISALVSADVDGQGLNARQLGAFFSLLMVAGVETTRNAITHGLSLLTDHPAQRDLLIGDFETYADGAVDEMIRHSTPIIQFRRTVAAEHTLGGHLFHPGDKVVLYYASANRDEAVFPDPDAFDITRSPNPHLGFGGGGPHFCLGAHLARVEMKALFRELLTRPVGLRAVGLPDLAGSNFDNRVRSLKFAFERP
- a CDS encoding MFS transporter codes for the protein MSSATQDLRTEAGRRAQAPDPAQYRPGRTITDWAPQDPSFWRATGRRVATRNLWIAVPALLVAFVVWQVWSITATNLKDVGFGFSRSQLFWLTAVPGLTGGTARILYTFLGPMIGQRRFTAISTVVLVGPLLWLGFAVQNPDTPYGTMIAIAALCGIGGANFSSSLANIGFFYPKQEKGNATGINGGLGNLGVSVVQLLTPILITSSVLAIGAGQRKADGSEIYLQNAAFVWIPVLIVLAAVAWFGQNDLKVASTPFSQQKVIFKRKHNWLMTWLYVGTFGSFIGFAAALPLLIKTTFPAYSVATYAWMGPALGALARWAGGWIADKLGGARVTILSFVGMAGSIIGVITFLPAGSDQGSFHGFFLCFLAAFFFSGIGNGSTFRQIPVIFRGRHLKGLTEGTPQYAAALRQAEIESGAVTGFTAAIAAYGFFFIPAMFANFAVTSAMWGFVGFYASCVAVAWWFYARKGAEAPS